Below is a genomic region from Azoarcus sp. KH32C.
TCCATGTCCTCGCGTTCTAGCACTTCGACCTTCAGCTTGTATTGCTTGCCGAGCTCCAGCGCCGTTTCGGCGAGATGCGTGGGCGTGCAAATGTTGCCCGGCAGGTTGCCGAGGTCCTTGGCGAGCGCCATGCCTTCAGCGATGGCCTGTCCGCGCTTGACGGCCTCTTCCATTCCGGCGGAGATCTTGTTGCCTGTGAGGAGAACGATCTTGCGCGCGCCGCGGCGTTTGGTGTCCTTGCTCTTTCCCTTCGTCGCGTCGAAGCGGTAGGCGCCATCGGCGATCGCGCGGGAGAGTTGTTGCAGGGCCCATTCGTTGTCGCGGCCCGGGACGGCGACGTCGCCGAGGCATACCCCTGCGTCGTGCGACGGGGATGCGGCGAGGACCTTGGCGGTGGTGTTGGTCGCGTCGCGCCAGGCGCGGTCGCCGAACTCATCCTGCTTGCCCAGGCTGACGATGACGATACGCTCGGCGTTGCTGCCGGGGAGCTCGTGGAGGGTGAGTTGCGAGCCCGCCTTGTCGTCGAGATCGCCGCGCGCGAGGATCGCCGCGAGCTTGCCCTTGGAGGCCTTGTCGAGGGCGGTGGCGGCTTCGGTGAGCATTCCGCCTGCGAAGGCGCCGACGACCAGGCTGCCCGTCTTGAGTTTTTCCGGGGCACCGGTCTTTATGGTAAATTCCACGTCCAGCTCCTTATCAAGACTCGTCGTTCCGATTGCCGCCGATTATGGCTCTTCAGCGGCTGGCGCGTCAAAAAGGCCTTCCCCCAACGCATATCGAATCCATCTAGCGCGATGATTTTCAGCCGCGCCCTCCAGCGTGAATTTGCCCAGTCGGCGGCCGGCGTATTCGTTGCGCTGTTCGCCGTTCTGATTACGACCGTCCTGATCCGGCTGCTGGGGCAGGCCGCGGGCGGACGGGTGCCCTCGGATGCCGTGCTCGCGCTGATCGGATTCGGCGCGTTGACCCAGTTGCCGATCGTGCTGTCGCTAACCTTGTTCATCGCGGTGCTGATGCCCTTGTCGCGCTCGTACCGCGATTCGGAGATGGTAGTGTGGTTTGCGTCCGGCTTGCCGCTCACCGCCTTCATTCGTCCCGTGTTGCGCTTCGCGCTGCCGCTCGTGCTGGGGATCGGCGCGGTCACGCTGTTCCTTGCGCCCTGGGCGCAGATGAAGAGCGCCGAGTTCCAGGCGAAGCTCGATTCGCGGGACGACGCTGCGCGCGTGGCGCCGGGCGTCTTCCGGGAGTCGGCTGGCTCGCAGCGGGTCTTTTTCGTCGAAATGGGATCTGCCGAAGGCGGCAAGGTGCGCAACGTCTTCGTCAGCTCCGAGGAGGAGGGCCGCATTGGCGTGATCGTCTCGGCGGAAGGCTCCTTGTATACCGATCCGAACGGCGACCGTTATGTCGTGCTCGAGCATGGGCGCCGCTATGACGGCGAGCCGGGGTCGCCGGAATACCGCGTGATGGAGTTCGACCGGTATTCGGTGCTGATCGAGGAACACAAGGTGGCCGGTCAGGCGGGGAAGGCGCGGGGGATGACTACGCTGGAGTTGCTGCAGTCGCCCAACACGCGCAACCTGGGTGAGTTCCTCGGACGGATCGGCGTGCCCGTGGCGGCCCTGCTGCTGGCGCTGATGGCCATCCCCCTGTCCTTCGTCAATCCGAGGGCAGGGCGGACAAACAACGTGATCATCGCATTGCTGACCTATCTGGTTTACAGCAATGCAATCGGTCTGTTCCAGGCGTGGGTGTCGCAGGGGCGCGTGCGCTTCGAGCTCGCCGTGTGGCTGCCCCACGTCGTGGTGCTGGGGGTTCTCGCGCTGATGTTCTACCGTAGGCTGGCGATCTTCCCGTTTTGGAGGACCCGCCCATGAGATTGGTACTGACCCGCTACCTGATGCGGGAAATCCTCAGTGCGTCGGGAACGGTTCTGCTGGCCTTCCTGGGGCTGTTTGCGTTCTTCGATTTCCTCAACGAACTCGACTCGATCGGCAAGGATGGCTACGAGCTTTACCAGGCGCTCATCTATGTCGTGATGATCATTCCTGGCCGGGTGTATGAACTGCTGCCGGTTGCAGTGCTGATCGGCACGCTGTACGCGCTGACGAGTCTTGCTCGGCATTCCGAGATTACGGTCATGCGAGTCTCGGGGATGTCGACGTTCAGGATGCTGCGCGTGCTGATGGGCATCGGCGCGATCTTCGTCGTCGCGATCTTCGTGTTCGGGGAGTACATCGCTCCTCCGGCCGAGCGTGCGGCGCAGCAGTGGAGGCTGGTCGCGACCAACTCGACGGTGTCGAGCCATTTGCGCTCGGGGTTGTGGGTCAAGGATGGCCCGCGTTTCATCAATGTGCAGACCTTGCTGCCTGATCGCAGCATGCAGGACGTACGCATCTACGAATTCGATGAACAGCACGGCCTGCGCTCGATCAGCGACGCGCAGACCGGGCGTTACAAGAGCCACCAGCAGGCATGGGTGCTGGGAGGCGTTCGGCAGACCCGTTTCCTCGGCGACCACACCGAGGTCGTGGATCTGCCGGAACTGCAATGGGCGTCCGAGCTGACGCCTGAGGTATTGAGCGTGCTGATGGTGATGCCAGAGCGGATGTCGGTGACGACGCTTTTCGCGTACATCAATCACTTACGGGAGAATAAACAGAACGCCGAGCGCTACGAGATCGCGCTGTGGAAGAAGCTGGTCTACCCCTTTGCCGCGCTGGTCATGATGGCGCTCGCGTTGCCGTTCGCGCTTACGCACGACCGCATGGGAGGCGTCAGCGTGAAGGTGTTCTTCGGCGTGATGCTGGGGATCGGCTTCCACCTGCTCAACGGCCTGTTCTCGAACCTCGGCGTCATCAATGGCTGGTCGCCGCCGCTGGCCGCGCTGACTCCCAGCGCGATCTTCCTGTTTGCGGCGGCGGGGATGCTCTTCTGGGTCGAGCGCCGCTGAGCGGGTAGGGCGTTCTTGCGCCCGATTCCTGCTGTCAGGGGCGGCCATCCGCGCGTGGGCGGATCAGCCAGGGGCCGAAGCGATAGGCGAAGAGGCCGAAGCCGGCGGCAAAGCACAGCGCGCTGGCAATCAATACGGCGTGCGCGAAGGGGACGGCGAGGGCCGCTGCCAGGCGCAATGCCGTTGCGGCGAGCACGCAGCCGAACGCGGCCGGCATCGGCTGCGGCAATTCCAGCGGGCGCCCCGTGTGTCCCAGCGCGGTGCGGCTCATCATTCCCAGTGTCAGCAGACCGATTCCGCCAACGGCAACGCTGTGCAGCGCGGCGCTCGTCAGCGTCGGAGCGGCAAACGCGGCAAGACCGTAGAGGCCGACGCCGAGCGCGGTGCACAGGTAGCCGGCGAACAGTACCCATAGCAGAGGTTGGCCGAGGACCCGCGGGTGCCACCAGCGCGCGAGCTGGCGCAGGTTGATCGCCGCGCCAACGACGCCGGCGATGCACGTCAGCCAAGTGGGGCCCTTGACGGCGACCAGCAACGCCATCGCAAGCGGGGCCCCGATCGCAACGAAGGCGACCCACGGGGCGTGGGTGACTTGTGGCGTATTCAGCGCGCGGCTGGTGAAGAAGCCGATTACGCGCAGGCCCATGAAGAAGATCACCGTCGCAACGATCAGCAGGCCGACGTGCAGCATGTGCCGCGGATCGACGTTGATGAGTCCAGCGGCGGCCAAGTGAAAGGCGAGGTTTCCGGCAGCGAATGCGAGCAGGAGCGGAGGCACGCCGTAATTGCGCCGATTGCGGCTGCGCATGATCGGTACGGCAAGAGTCAGCGCTGCCGCGACGAAGAACAGGACCGACAGCGCGCCGCCCCAGAGATTCGAAGTCGGTACCGCGAGCAGCACCATGCGCGCCGCGAGCCATAGGACAACGAGCGCGGCCAGCGTGCGTCCCCGTATCGGTGGCAGGCCTGTCCAGGTTGCTGCGGCGGTGAGGAGGAAACCGACGATGACCGCCCCCGCGTAGCCCCAGATCATTTCGTGGCCGTGCCACAGGTAGCCGGGGAGGGCTGCAGTGCCGCCGAAGCCGAAGGCCCAGAAGAGGACGGCGATGGCGCCTTGGAGCGCGGCGAGCAGATAGAAGGGCCGGAAGGCCATCGACAGGAAGGCTTTCCATGTCGGCGGCTGCGGACCGCGCGGGCGCTTGAAGGGTTCTTCGATGCGGATGATTGCGACCATTGTGCGTTAGCCTGCGCTGAGATTGCCGAGGGCGTGGTGCGCGGCGAGCCGCGCGACGTAGCCCAGTTTGAAGAACGCCGCTGCAACGGGCAAGGCGATGTGCCCGATGATTTGCATGACCAGGCTGAAATGCGCGGAGAAGGGGTAGGTCACGAGGATCGCGCCGATCATGACGAGGAGCGATGCGAGCATCGTCGTTCGTCCCAGCGTGAGGGTTTGTCTTGCGGTAAGCGATAGGGCGGGCATCGCGACTCGTGCTCGGAATTTTATATTAAGATGAATGTAAAATGACTCTTTAAAAGAGTCAACAGAAATGAATCTTTAAGCCGGATTCCCTATAATCCAGTCATCGGCGCCATCTCTCGTGCGCGTTAGGAGTTCTCATGCATCTCACCCAGCACACCGATTACGCCTTGCGAATGCTGATCTACCTCGGGGCGAACGCCGATCGACTGGTGACGATCGCGGAAGTGTCGGAGCGCTTCGACGTCTCTCGCAGCCATCTGATGAAGGTGGCCAACCAACTGGTGCGCGACGGGTTCGTCGAGGGACTGCGGGGCAAGGGAGGCGGACTGCGTCTCGCGCGGGCACCGGCCCAGATCAACATTGGCAAGGTGGTGCGCTGCATGGAGCGCGGCATGGAGCTGGTCGAATGCTTCGGAGGCGAGAGCCACTGCCTGCTGACTCCGAATTGCAAGTTGAAGGGCGTGCTCGGCAAGGCATTGGAGGCGTTTTTGACGACGCTCGATGGATACTCGCTTGCCGATCTGCTTGATGCGCCGCAGCGCAACCTGCTGCAATTTGCGTCGCGTGAGGCGCCGATTCCGATCTGACGATAGTCGTTCGGCAATTCTTGAAATTGAGTGCAGTCAAGTGTCGGCATTCAAGTAGTCGAGTAAAATAGTTGGTTAATAACCCCGCTGGAAGCAGGAGAATTGGGATGTTTTTAGGCGGTCGGAAACGGGCTTTGCAGCAGGCCGAGGCACAACAGGTGGTGCTCAGGTCGGAGAATGCGGAAATGCGCGAGCGGCTTGCTGGGCTGGTGGCCGAACGTGACGAGTTGGCGGCCGAAGTCGATCGGATGCGGGGCGAGCGGGAGACGCTCGAGGGCGTGTTTCGCAACCTGGGAACCTTCGGTGAATCGCTCGATGGCGTGAGCCGGTCCTTTCTCGGCTTGGCGACGACGCTCAACAGCGAGCGGGTGTCGGCTGCCGAGGCTGCAAGTCGTTCGGACAGCAGCCGTGTGGCGTTCGAGGGCATCGCGGACAACCTGAAGCGGATGTACGGCACGATCGGCAACGCGTCGCAGAACATCGAGGGGCTGTACCAGCGGGCCGGTGAGATCGGCGGCATCGTACAGCTGATCCGCGAGGTGGCCGACCAGACGAACCTGCTCGCGCTGAACGCCGCCATCGAGGCGGCGCGGGCGGGCCAAGCGGGACGGGGCTTTGCGGTCGTGGCCGACGAGGTGCGGAAGCTCGCCGAAAGGACGGGACAGGCCACCGCCGACATCACCCAGCTCGTGGCGACGATACGTGCCGAGACCGAGGCGGCGCGGTCGATCATGCAGGTGGGCGCGGATGACGCCGCGCGCTACTCGCGGGAGAGCGAGAACGCCGTCGAGAGCATGCGCCACCTGATCGGGCTGTCGCAGCAGATGGAGACTGCAGTCACGTCTTCGGCGCTGTTGGCGAACGTCGAACTCGCGAATATCGAGGAGCTGACGCTGAAGCTTGAGGTATACAAGGTCTTCCTCGGGCTTTCGCAACTGCGCCCCGAGCAACTCCCGGACGAGACGCAGTGCCGCCTCGGTAAGTGGTACTACGACGGCGACGGCAAGGCGGTGTATGGGCGTCTGCCGGGCTATGCTGCGCTGGAGAAGCCGCACCGTGCGGTGCACGAGCACGCACGGCGGGCCGTGGCGCTGTATTACGCCAGGCAGTTCGGTCCGGCTCTGGTGGCGCTCGCAGCGATGGAAGAGGCCAACCTCAGCGTGATGGCCGGCATGGCGCGCATGCTGGAGCAGACGTCGGCGGGGAGGCGTTGATGCAGGCGATGGGCGATCTGCTTTCGTGGTTGCGTTCGTTCGCGCCGGTGCCGCAGACGGTCAGTCGGCGCGAGCGCTTTTTCAGCTGCGCCGGCGCGATCGTCGGCTTGTTTCTGGCGGAGTGGATTTGCCGTCAGGCGCTCGGGGAGGCGACGCCCTGGTTCATTGCGCCGATGGGCGCGTCCGCAGTGTTGCTGTTTGCGGTGCCGTCGAGCCCGCTGGCGCAACCCTGGTCCATCGTCGGCGGGAATGTCATGGCTGCGCTGGTCGGCGTGACTTGCGCAAAGGTCTTCGCCCATCCCGGGCTGGCGGCGGCTTTGGCCGTCGGGATCGCCATCGGCGTGATGTTCCAGTTCAAGTGCCTGCATCCGCCGGGTGGAGCGGTCGCCCTGACCAGCGTGCTGGGCGGCCCGGCGGTGGCGGAGCTGGGCTATCGTTTCGTGCTGTGGCCGGTCGCGGTCGATTCGCTGGTGCTCGTCACGGCGGCAATCCTGTTCAACGTCGCGATGGGACGCCGTTATCCGCACCGCGCGCATCTCCACGTGCATGCGAACGATCCGAAGCACGTCGTTCAACCGGCCGAGCCGATCCCGAGTCCGCAACTGGGCGTGACGCTCGACGACCTCAACGAAGTGCTGAGAGCTCGGGGCGAACTGATCGACGTCAGCAATGACGACCTGGAGGAGATCTTCATGGCGGCCGAGCTGCGCGCGTATCGGCGTTGGCTGGGCGAGATCGGCTGCAGCGATCTCATGCCGGGCGACGGCGTGTCGGAATCCTCGCCGGCAGCTGCGGCGGGAATCCCGGACGCGGGTTCAGGCGGCAGAAGTCACGGTCACGGCGCTTCCGACCGGAAGCAGATGGCGGAGGTGCCAGGCCGCGACTAGGGCCAGCGCTACGCACACGGCGATCGCGGTCGCGACACCCGGCCAGGCGTCGTGCTGCCAGGCGAATCCGGACAGTGTGCCGATCACGCTGCCGCCGAGGTAGTAGCTGCTGAGATACACGGCGGCCGCGAGGGCGCGACGCTCTGCGGCGCGGCGGCTGACCCAGCCGCTGGCCGTGGTATGGGCGCCGAAATAACCGAAGGTGAAGATCGCGACGCCGGCAAGCACCGCGGCGAGATTGTCTGCGAGGGTGACGACGAGTCCGATGCCGCAGCCGAGAATCATGACCCACAGGACCTGCCGCCGCCCGAGGCGGTCGACGAGCTGACCTGTCCAGGCCGACGAGAAGCTGCCGACCATATAGAGCAGGAAGACGCCGCCGATCGCGGTCTGCCCGAGCGAGAACGGCGGCAGGTGCAGGCGGAATCCGAGGTAGTTGTAGAGGCTCGTGAAGGTGCCCATCAGCAGGAAACCGATGACGAACAGGCTGCGCAGCCCGGTATCCGCAAAGAGTTGGCCGATGTTGCGCAGGAGCTGGAGCGGGCCGCTGCGACTGGCGCGGAAATGGCGCGATTCGGGCAGGCAGAGCCAGAACACGATGGTTGCGATGAGTCCCAGCACGCCCGTTGCAGCGAAGGCGATGCGCCACGAGCTGAGGTCGGTCAGCCAGCCGACGAGGAAGCGCCCGGTCATGCCGCCGAGGGCATTGCCGCCGATATAGAGTCCGACCGAGCGCCCCAGCGTGCCGGGGGCGACTTCTTCGCCAAGATAGGCGAGGGCGGACGCGGGCAGGCCGGCGAGCACGGCGCCGAGAAGCATCCGCAGCACGAGCATTTGCGTGAAGTCGGTGACGATCGCCGATGCGGCGGCGGCGAGCGTGGCGAGCGCCAGCGACAGGCGCATGACCCAGCGGCGGCCGATGCGGTCCGACAGGACACTGGCCGGGATCAGCATCGCGGCCAGGGCGGCGGTGCCGATCGAGACGGAGAGGCTGGCCTGGGCCGGGGCGATGGCGAATTCGGCAGCGAGTTTCGGCAGCACGGGCTGCGTCGCGTACAGCATCGCGAAGGTGGCGAATCCGCCGGCGAACATCGCCAGGCTGGTGCGGACGAAGGCGGGCGTGCCGGCTTCGATCAATTGCGGACGACGGTCCGGGGCGGGACAGGCGGCTTGCATCGCAGAACTCTCTCTCGTTGGGGCCGACTCGGTCAGTCGGTCTTTTGTGTCCTGAAATGCTAGGTTGCGGCGGATGAATATGTCCAATATATTTAACTGAGTGATTCGATCTATGAAAGGTATCGATGGAGCTCAGACATTTGCGCTACTTCGTCGCGGTTGCCGAAGAGCTTAACTTCACCCGGGCGGCCGAGCGTCTGCATATCGGCCAGCCGCCGCTGTCGATGCAGATCCGCGATCTCGAAGAAGAGCTCGGGACCTCCTTGTTCGATCGTTCGCGGCGGCGCGTCGCGCTGAGCGAGGCCGGCAGGCGCTTTCTCGAGCACGCGCGCGACATCCTGGCCCGTTCGAACGAAGCGGCGGAGGAGGCGAGGCGCGCTGGACGCGGCGAGCTGGGCTTGTTGCGGATCGGATTCACGGCGTCACTGCCTTACACGTCGATCCTGACTGACGTGCTTTACGCCTATCGTCGGCGCTTCCCCCAGGTGGATCTCCAGTTGCGGGAGATGTTCTCGTCGGACCAATTTCCGGCGATGCTGAGGCGGGAGATCGACGTCGGCTTCGTACGTCATCGGTCGATGGAAGTGCCGCCCGGCATCGTGACGCGCGAGATCGGGCGCCATCCCTTGAGGCTCGTGGTCAATTCGGCGCATCCGCTCGCGGAACGATCCGAGGTCGCCCTCGTCGAATTTGCAAACGACGGCTTCATCGCGTATCCGCCGGAGATCAACATCGGCCTGCCGGCGATCTTTCGCAGCCTGTGCCACGCGGCGGGCTTCGAGCCGCGAATCGTGCAGCACGCGCGCGAAGCGACGACGCAGATTGCGCTGGTCGCGGCCGGGCTGGGTGTGGCCTTGCTTCCTGCACCGCTCGAATGCGTGCAATTGCCGCGGGTTCGTTATTTGCCGGTCAGCGACGAAGGCGCGGTCCTCGCGCTTGCGGTGGCGCATCCGGCCGAAAGCGGCAGCGTGCTGTTGAGGGCGTTTCTGGATCTCGTGGGGCGGGTGGTGGCTGGCGATGGCATCGACGGTGACAAGGCCTGAAGCGGCAGGAGTGTGTGAGGAGTTTTGTGGTTTTGTTGACTCTCATGCCTGAATCGTCTAAAGTGTTGTTTCTCCGACGCGGGGTGGAGCAGTCTGGCAGCTCGTCGGGCTCATAACCCGAAGGTCGCAGGTTCAAATCCTGCCCCCGCAACCAATATCGCAAGAAAGCCAATCACGTTTTCGTGGTTGGCTTTCTTGTTTTTGGGCCGGTCCGTTTCAAAAGCCGGCGCGACGAGCGGACGAACACGAGTGCCGGCGGCTTCCGGTCGGCCGCGATGACGACGCGGACCGGTCCTGCATGGGGTGGGGCAGAAAGCGGGGGCTTCAGTCCGCCGGCGTCTCGTCCAGCAGCCGCTCGCACTCGGTCATCATCGATTGCGCGACTTCCGAGACGTAGTTCGGGTCGAGCGCTTCCATCATTTCGTGGGCGATATAGAGGCCCGCTTCGCGCGACACTGACGACTGGATCTGCCGCGCGAGGGTGTCGCTGAGCGCGGAAAGCCGGCGCCGTTCGGCGAGCTCGAGGTTGCGCTTCGAACGCCGCAGCCAGTCGGCCGCGAGCGTGGCGCCCTGGGCCTCGGTGAGCCAGCCGCCGTGCTCGTAAAAACCCGACAGGCGTTCGGCGGCGAGCGCGAAGATCAGCGCCACGCGGATGCCGCGTTCGGTGGTCGTCGGGAAAATGGACGGTTGCGGCATCGGGATGGGCAGCGGAGCGGCGATGGTTCGCGAACATGCGGATCTGTCCATTGTAATCGGCTGATGCCGCTACTCCTGCGAATCCTTTTCGACCCCGCGCAGGAGCAGCTTGCGCAATAGTCCGGCGTGGTGCTCGGACTCCTCCTGCCGGGTGCGAAAGCGCTGCCGGACGTCGCCGAGGTTCAAGACATAGGTTCGGTCCACCATGCGCTTCGCGAGGGCCGCTCGCTCTTCCAGCGCACGCACCGCGCTCCACAAGGCGTTTTCGATGTCCTGGTCCTGCAGGTCCAGCAACGAGTCGGCCGTGTAGGCGTGGCCGACGCGGCAGCGGAATCGCAACATCCGCTCATCGGTGATGGTCCACAGCGCACCGTGGCATTCGGGGCAGGTGTAGGGGGAAGGCTGGGCGACTTCCTTCAGCAGTTCCAGGCTGTCCGGAACGCCTTCGGCGATCGTCACTTCGACGACGTCAGGATCGCGAGCGGTGATCTTGGGATTCGTCGCGACTTCCCTTCCCGCGATGGAGACCAGGCGCGCCGGGATCTCCGCCAGCGGCAGGCAGTGATCGACCTCGACTGCCCGAATTGCGCTTTCCGGCATCGATCGGAAAGCCGCGTCTTCCGGGTCCTGCACGATGGCGATGCCCCCATGCGCCTTGATCGACAAGAGGCCGGCCGTGCCGTCGTAGAGGTTGCCCGTGAGGATGACGCCCACGGCCGCCGGCCCGTAGGCGATCGCTGCGCTGCGGAAGAGGGGATCGATCGCCGGCCGTGAGTTGTTCTCGCGCGGGCCGCGCCGCAAGTACACCTGGCCTTGCCGCACGACCATGTGTAGATCCGGCGGCGCCACGTAGATCCTACCGGCCCGGATGCTCTCGCCGTCGATCGGATGTGCGGCCGGCAGCGGTCCGGCGCGGCTGAGCAGATGCGGCAGCATCGACGGGCTGTCGCGCAACAGATGAAGGACGACCAGGATCGCCGCGGGGAAGTCGGCCGGCAAG
It encodes:
- the lptF gene encoding LPS export ABC transporter permease LptF, producing the protein MIFSRALQREFAQSAAGVFVALFAVLITTVLIRLLGQAAGGRVPSDAVLALIGFGALTQLPIVLSLTLFIAVLMPLSRSYRDSEMVVWFASGLPLTAFIRPVLRFALPLVLGIGAVTLFLAPWAQMKSAEFQAKLDSRDDAARVAPGVFRESAGSQRVFFVEMGSAEGGKVRNVFVSSEEEGRIGVIVSAEGSLYTDPNGDRYVVLEHGRRYDGEPGSPEYRVMEFDRYSVLIEEHKVAGQAGKARGMTTLELLQSPNTRNLGEFLGRIGVPVAALLLALMAIPLSFVNPRAGRTNNVIIALLTYLVYSNAIGLFQAWVSQGRVRFELAVWLPHVVVLGVLALMFYRRLAIFPFWRTRP
- the lptG gene encoding LPS export ABC transporter permease LptG gives rise to the protein MRLVLTRYLMREILSASGTVLLAFLGLFAFFDFLNELDSIGKDGYELYQALIYVVMIIPGRVYELLPVAVLIGTLYALTSLARHSEITVMRVSGMSTFRMLRVLMGIGAIFVVAIFVFGEYIAPPAERAAQQWRLVATNSTVSSHLRSGLWVKDGPRFINVQTLLPDRSMQDVRIYEFDEQHGLRSISDAQTGRYKSHQQAWVLGGVRQTRFLGDHTEVVDLPELQWASELTPEVLSVLMVMPERMSVTTLFAYINHLRENKQNAERYEIALWKKLVYPFAALVMMALALPFALTHDRMGGVSVKVFFGVMLGIGFHLLNGLFSNLGVINGWSPPLAALTPSAIFLFAAAGMLFWVERR
- a CDS encoding NnrS family protein, whose amino-acid sequence is MVAIIRIEEPFKRPRGPQPPTWKAFLSMAFRPFYLLAALQGAIAVLFWAFGFGGTAALPGYLWHGHEMIWGYAGAVIVGFLLTAAATWTGLPPIRGRTLAALVVLWLAARMVLLAVPTSNLWGGALSVLFFVAAALTLAVPIMRSRNRRNYGVPPLLLAFAAGNLAFHLAAAGLINVDPRHMLHVGLLIVATVIFFMGLRVIGFFTSRALNTPQVTHAPWVAFVAIGAPLAMALLVAVKGPTWLTCIAGVVGAAINLRQLARWWHPRVLGQPLLWVLFAGYLCTALGVGLYGLAAFAAPTLTSAALHSVAVGGIGLLTLGMMSRTALGHTGRPLELPQPMPAAFGCVLAATALRLAAALAVPFAHAVLIASALCFAAGFGLFAYRFGPWLIRPRADGRP
- a CDS encoding Rrf2 family transcriptional regulator, which gives rise to MHLTQHTDYALRMLIYLGANADRLVTIAEVSERFDVSRSHLMKVANQLVRDGFVEGLRGKGGGLRLARAPAQINIGKVVRCMERGMELVECFGGESHCLLTPNCKLKGVLGKALEAFLTTLDGYSLADLLDAPQRNLLQFASREAPIPI
- a CDS encoding methyl-accepting chemotaxis protein gives rise to the protein MRERLAGLVAERDELAAEVDRMRGERETLEGVFRNLGTFGESLDGVSRSFLGLATTLNSERVSAAEAASRSDSSRVAFEGIADNLKRMYGTIGNASQNIEGLYQRAGEIGGIVQLIREVADQTNLLALNAAIEAARAGQAGRGFAVVADEVRKLAERTGQATADITQLVATIRAETEAARSIMQVGADDAARYSRESENAVESMRHLIGLSQQMETAVTSSALLANVELANIEELTLKLEVYKVFLGLSQLRPEQLPDETQCRLGKWYYDGDGKAVYGRLPGYAALEKPHRAVHEHARRAVALYYARQFGPALVALAAMEEANLSVMAGMARMLEQTSAGRR
- a CDS encoding HPP family protein, whose amino-acid sequence is MQAMGDLLSWLRSFAPVPQTVSRRERFFSCAGAIVGLFLAEWICRQALGEATPWFIAPMGASAVLLFAVPSSPLAQPWSIVGGNVMAALVGVTCAKVFAHPGLAAALAVGIAIGVMFQFKCLHPPGGAVALTSVLGGPAVAELGYRFVLWPVAVDSLVLVTAAILFNVAMGRRYPHRAHLHVHANDPKHVVQPAEPIPSPQLGVTLDDLNEVLRARGELIDVSNDDLEEIFMAAELRAYRRWLGEIGCSDLMPGDGVSESSPAAAAGIPDAGSGGRSHGHGASDRKQMAEVPGRD
- a CDS encoding MFS transporter, translated to MQAACPAPDRRPQLIEAGTPAFVRTSLAMFAGGFATFAMLYATQPVLPKLAAEFAIAPAQASLSVSIGTAALAAMLIPASVLSDRIGRRWVMRLSLALATLAAAASAIVTDFTQMLVLRMLLGAVLAGLPASALAYLGEEVAPGTLGRSVGLYIGGNALGGMTGRFLVGWLTDLSSWRIAFAATGVLGLIATIVFWLCLPESRHFRASRSGPLQLLRNIGQLFADTGLRSLFVIGFLLMGTFTSLYNYLGFRLHLPPFSLGQTAIGGVFLLYMVGSFSSAWTGQLVDRLGRRQVLWVMILGCGIGLVVTLADNLAAVLAGVAIFTFGYFGAHTTASGWVSRRAAERRALAAAVYLSSYYLGGSVIGTLSGFAWQHDAWPGVATAIAVCVALALVAAWHLRHLLPVGSAVTVTSAA
- a CDS encoding LysR substrate-binding domain-containing protein, whose amino-acid sequence is MELRHLRYFVAVAEELNFTRAAERLHIGQPPLSMQIRDLEEELGTSLFDRSRRRVALSEAGRRFLEHARDILARSNEAAEEARRAGRGELGLLRIGFTASLPYTSILTDVLYAYRRRFPQVDLQLREMFSSDQFPAMLRREIDVGFVRHRSMEVPPGIVTREIGRHPLRLVVNSAHPLAERSEVALVEFANDGFIAYPPEINIGLPAIFRSLCHAAGFEPRIVQHAREATTQIALVAAGLGVALLPAPLECVQLPRVRYLPVSDEGAVLALAVAHPAESGSVLLRAFLDLVGRVVAGDGIDGDKA
- a CDS encoding chemotaxis protein CheB, translating into MHASHRIIVIGTSAGGVEALKELAGALPADFPAAILVVLHLLRDSPSMLPHLLSRAGPLPAAHPIDGESIRAGRIYVAPPDLHMVVRQGQVYLRRGPRENNSRPAIDPLFRSAAIAYGPAAVGVILTGNLYDGTAGLLSIKAHGGIAIVQDPEDAAFRSMPESAIRAVEVDHCLPLAEIPARLVSIAGREVATNPKITARDPDVVEVTIAEGVPDSLELLKEVAQPSPYTCPECHGALWTITDERMLRFRCRVGHAYTADSLLDLQDQDIENALWSAVRALEERAALAKRMVDRTYVLNLGDVRQRFRTRQEESEHHAGLLRKLLLRGVEKDSQE